A DNA window from Balneolaceae bacterium contains the following coding sequences:
- the rdgB gene encoding RdgB/HAM1 family non-canonical purine NTP pyrophosphatase: MDTIVLASRNEHKIAELRELLKPLGIRLRPASDFEGLGEVEEDRPTLEGNALKKARYVHGETGLPALADDTGLEVDALDGRPGVYSARYAGQDARDEDNVTKLLEELAGVAQDDRGAQFRTVVAFVHPSSTHTFEGVCRGAILEERRGEKGFGYDPVFRPEGYRETFAELEAGEKNRISHRGRALQAFLDWLHTQEF, encoded by the coding sequence ATGGACACCATCGTCCTCGCCTCCCGCAACGAGCACAAGATCGCCGAACTGCGCGAGCTGCTGAAGCCGCTGGGCATCCGGCTGCGTCCGGCATCGGACTTTGAGGGACTGGGCGAGGTGGAGGAAGACCGTCCCACCCTGGAGGGCAACGCCCTCAAGAAAGCCCGCTATGTGCACGGGGAGACGGGGCTGCCTGCCCTGGCCGACGACACCGGCCTGGAGGTGGATGCCCTCGACGGGCGACCGGGCGTCTACTCGGCCCGCTACGCCGGGCAGGACGCCCGCGACGAGGACAACGTAACCAAGCTGCTGGAGGAGCTGGCCGGAGTGGCACAGGACGACCGCGGCGCGCAGTTCCGTACGGTGGTCGCCTTTGTGCATCCCAGCAGCACCCACACCTTTGAAGGGGTCTGCCGGGGCGCCATCCTGGAGGAGCGCCGCGGGGAGAAGGGCTTCGGCTATGACCCGGTCTTCCGGCCGGAGGGCTACAGGGAAACCTTTGCCGAACTGGAGGCGGGTGAAAAGAACCGCATCAGTCACCGGGGACGCGCCCTGCAGGCCTTCCTGGACTGGCTGCACACACAGGAATTCTGA
- a CDS encoding type II toxin-antitoxin system Y4mF family antitoxin, whose amino-acid sequence MSKLGAHIRWHRSRSGLTQAELADLAGVGKTAVFDIEHGKSTVQLDTLHRICRALNMTLRLESPLMDQCRKEVERA is encoded by the coding sequence ATGAGCAAATTAGGCGCACACATTCGATGGCATCGCAGCAGAAGCGGGCTTACGCAGGCTGAACTGGCCGACCTGGCGGGGGTAGGAAAGACCGCCGTCTTTGATATAGAGCACGGCAAGTCCACCGTGCAGCTTGACACCCTGCACAGGATCTGCCGTGCCCTGAACATGACCCTCCGCCTGGAGAGTCCCCTGATGGATCAGTGCAGAAAGGAGGTGGAGCGTGCGTAA
- a CDS encoding PfkB family carbohydrate kinase, which translates to MSTLVVGSVAYDGLETPFGKVDRTLGGSATYISLAASYFTDPVNLVGVVGRDFAEEDMDLLRNREIDLEGLQVDNSGKTFFWKGRYHYDLNTRDTLDTQLNVFEHFDPVIPGSYRDSRFVALGNIQPDLQGKVLDQVNSPDFVIMDTMNFWIEGAPEELRETIARIDMLVINDSEVRELTEEPNLNKAAGQILEMGPSSLIIKKGEHGALLYTEDEFFSAPAYPVVDIFDPTGAGDTFLGGLIGWLGYTDDLSPTNLRRAVTFGSVMASFCVEQFGTLRLRELSQDEIYGRYREFMELSRIPDHTQLA; encoded by the coding sequence ATGAGCACGCTTGTCGTTGGATCCGTGGCATACGACGGACTGGAAACGCCCTTTGGAAAGGTAGACCGCACCCTGGGCGGTTCGGCTACCTACATCTCGCTTGCCGCCAGCTATTTCACCGATCCCGTAAATCTGGTGGGCGTGGTGGGACGCGATTTCGCTGAGGAGGACATGGATCTTCTGCGTAACCGCGAAATCGATCTGGAGGGGCTGCAGGTGGACAACTCCGGGAAAACTTTTTTCTGGAAGGGACGATACCACTACGATCTGAACACCCGCGACACCCTGGACACCCAGCTCAACGTCTTTGAACACTTCGACCCGGTAATCCCCGGCTCCTACCGCGACTCCCGCTTCGTCGCCCTGGGCAACATCCAGCCGGATCTGCAGGGCAAGGTGCTCGACCAGGTCAACAGTCCCGATTTTGTGATCATGGACACCATGAATTTCTGGATCGAGGGCGCGCCCGAAGAGTTGCGCGAGACCATTGCGCGCATTGACATGCTGGTGATCAACGACTCGGAGGTGCGCGAGCTCACCGAGGAGCCCAACCTCAACAAGGCGGCCGGGCAGATCCTGGAGATGGGACCCAGCAGCCTTATTATCAAGAAGGGCGAGCACGGCGCCCTGCTCTACACGGAGGACGAATTTTTTTCCGCCCCCGCCTACCCGGTGGTCGACATATTTGATCCCACGGGCGCCGGCGACACCTTTCTCGGGGGACTTATAGGCTGGCTGGGCTACACCGACGACCTCTCGCCCACCAACCTGCGACGCGCGGTCACCTTCGGATCGGTCATGGCCAGTTTCTGCGTGGAGCAGTTCGGCACTCTGCGTCTGCGCGAACTTTCACAGGACGAGATCTACGGACGCTACCGCGAGTTCATGGAGCTGAGTCGCATTCCCGATCACACCCAGCTGGCCTGA
- a CDS encoding zinc-dependent alcohol dehydrogenase family protein yields the protein MKAMVLHAPGEPLRLQELPRPTPGEDELLLRVQACGVCRTDLHILDGELKEPSLPLVPGHQIVGVVEEAGAGVEGFREGDRVGVPWLGGTCGSCEYCRAGKENLCDDARFTGYDRNGGFAEYTVADHRFCFPVPESYDANQAAPLLCAGLIGYRALRMAGEGKRIGLYGYGSSAHILTQVILHQGREAYAFTRPGDKQGQLFALERGVTWAGGSETLPPQPLDAAIIFAPVGPLVPQTLRSVKKGGRVICAGIHMSDIPSFPYRLLWEERSIQSVANLTTRDGEEFMKLAPEIPIKSRVTSYPLKQANEALEDLREGNFEGSAVLSISDG from the coding sequence ATGAAAGCGATGGTACTTCATGCGCCCGGCGAGCCGTTGCGCCTGCAGGAGCTGCCCCGGCCCACGCCCGGAGAGGACGAGCTTCTGCTGCGCGTGCAGGCCTGCGGGGTGTGCCGCACCGACCTTCACATACTGGACGGGGAGCTGAAAGAGCCCAGCCTGCCGCTGGTCCCGGGCCACCAGATCGTGGGCGTGGTGGAGGAGGCCGGGGCCGGCGTGGAAGGCTTCCGGGAAGGCGACAGGGTGGGGGTTCCCTGGCTGGGAGGCACCTGCGGCTCCTGCGAATATTGCAGGGCGGGCAAGGAGAACTTATGCGACGATGCCCGCTTCACAGGTTATGACCGCAACGGGGGATTTGCCGAATATACGGTCGCCGACCATCGCTTCTGCTTTCCCGTTCCCGAATCCTACGATGCCAATCAGGCGGCGCCCCTGCTATGCGCGGGCTTGATTGGCTACCGTGCCCTGCGCATGGCAGGGGAGGGCAAACGCATCGGCCTCTATGGCTACGGCTCCTCGGCGCACATTCTCACCCAGGTTATTCTCCACCAGGGCCGCGAGGCCTACGCCTTCACCCGGCCGGGTGACAAGCAGGGTCAGCTCTTTGCATTGGAACGGGGGGTCACCTGGGCCGGGGGTTCGGAGACCCTTCCTCCCCAGCCGCTGGATGCCGCCATCATCTTCGCCCCGGTGGGACCGCTGGTGCCCCAGACTCTCCGCAGCGTGAAGAAGGGCGGGCGCGTGATCTGCGCCGGCATCCACATGAGCGACATTCCCTCCTTTCCATACCGCCTGCTCTGGGAGGAGCGCAGCATCCAGTCGGTGGCCAACCTGACGACGCGCGACGGGGAGGAGTTCATGAAGTTGGCGCCCGAAATTCCGATTAAAAGCCGGGTGACGAGCTACCCGCTGAAGCAGGCCAACGAGGCGCTCGAGGATTTAAGGGAGGGCAACTTTGAGGGGTCGGCGGTGCTTTCCATTTCCGACGGATAA
- a CDS encoding HipA domain-containing protein has protein sequence MSRCLITYEEISGDGDYSSTGLGRLNPALKELRPLPLDHREQLREARDRAAVMALPGLQRKMSARLSLKERRFLPVRSHGIYLLKPSLLEFEQVPENEDLTMRLAGLAGIEVPLHGLHRAADGSLLYFVRRFDRTGKAGRVHTEDLAQVAGVTPDRKFGFPLEEVARLLERHASFPMVDKWKLFRRVLFAWLTGNEEMHLKDLSLIHQGNVVALSPAYDLVNTAIVRKNPDGEMALSLDGRREGMNRELLFGYFGRECLELTREAMDRVANDLSKALPRWNRLIGRSFLDDRRKSDYRNLIAKRREVLGW, from the coding sequence ATGAGCCGCTGCCTGATCACCTACGAGGAGATATCCGGGGACGGTGACTACAGCTCCACCGGGCTGGGCCGGCTCAATCCCGCCCTCAAGGAGCTGCGCCCCCTGCCCCTGGACCACCGGGAGCAGCTGCGCGAGGCGCGCGACCGCGCCGCCGTCATGGCCCTGCCCGGCCTGCAGCGCAAGATGAGCGCCCGCCTCAGCCTGAAGGAACGGAGATTTCTGCCGGTTCGCAGCCACGGCATCTACCTGCTCAAACCCTCCCTGCTCGAATTCGAACAGGTGCCCGAAAACGAGGACCTGACCATGCGCCTGGCGGGGCTGGCCGGCATCGAGGTGCCCCTGCACGGGCTGCACCGCGCCGCCGACGGCTCCCTACTCTATTTTGTGCGCCGCTTCGACCGCACCGGCAAGGCCGGCAGGGTGCACACGGAAGACCTGGCCCAGGTGGCGGGAGTAACCCCGGACCGCAAATTTGGCTTCCCCCTGGAGGAGGTGGCGCGCCTGCTCGAGCGCCATGCCTCCTTCCCCATGGTGGACAAATGGAAGCTTTTCCGGCGTGTGCTCTTCGCCTGGCTGACGGGTAACGAGGAGATGCACCTGAAGGACCTCTCGCTGATTCACCAGGGCAATGTTGTGGCGCTCTCCCCCGCCTACGACCTGGTGAACACCGCCATCGTACGCAAAAACCCGGACGGGGAGATGGCCCTCAGTCTGGACGGCCGACGCGAAGGCATGAACCGGGAGCTCTTATTCGGGTACTTTGGCCGAGAGTGCCTGGAACTCACCCGCGAGGCGATGGACCGGGTGGCCAACGATCTGAGCAAGGCCCTCCCCCGCTGGAACCGCCTCATCGGCCGCAGCTTCCTGGACGACCGTCGCAAGTCGGACTACCGCAATCTTATTGCCAAGCGCCGGGAAGTGCTGGGCTGGTAG
- a CDS encoding HipA N-terminal domain-containing protein — protein MRKALVQLHGRPAGHLTQEDGDVFAFAYAEDYDGPPVSLTLPVDGGPWRWEHFPDVFEGMLPEGVNRESARRDHNLEEDDLFGLLLAVGGDTAGALQVYPAMEETPEAGDHP, from the coding sequence GTGCGTAAGGCCCTTGTACAACTTCACGGCCGCCCTGCCGGCCACCTCACGCAGGAGGATGGAGACGTCTTTGCGTTCGCCTACGCCGAGGACTATGACGGGCCGCCTGTCTCGCTCACCCTGCCGGTGGACGGGGGACCCTGGCGATGGGAGCATTTTCCGGACGTTTTCGAGGGAATGCTTCCTGAGGGGGTGAATCGGGAATCCGCGCGGCGCGACCACAACCTGGAGGAGGACGACCTCTTCGGGCTGCTTCTTGCGGTTGGCGGGGACACGGCGGGAGCGCTGCAGGTGTATCCCGCCATGGAAGAGACGCCGGAAGCGGGGGACCACCCATGA
- a CDS encoding sodium:solute symporter, producing the protein MGFTLLDLVVIVVYLAGAALLGTWIAGRQTSTADYFMGGRDIPWWAVLFSVVATETSTLTFISIPAVSYGGTLTFLQITLGYIAGRIVVSALFLPRYYEGNMATAYQFLQQRFGAGMRNAASSTFMVTRLLADGVRLFATAIPLAIILRLGGAFAGWGDLELYLLAIAAISVITLVYTLVGGIKAVVWMDVMQMGVYIGGALLAAAVMAGGIEGGVAGAWELAAGAGKTQVFDFGLDMAFEEFIAQPYTFFTALIGGAVFSVASHGTDQLIVQRLLTTRNVRDGQRALVWSGVVVALQFALFLGIGLLLYAFYGGASAEAMGLATTDEIFARFIVEELPAGLTGLIVAALVAAAMSSLSSSLNSLASATTLDFYKPYFGRGNSQAEDLRVSRLITVVWAFILTASAFFFAVLQLQEGERPAVVELGLGIASYTYGGLLGAFLLGRLSRRPDSRDALTGFFVGLTALLFMVEGPIHSLLPGDPLAIAWPLYTLAGSAIVVAAGLLSARLRGSGREG; encoded by the coding sequence ATGGGATTTACCCTCCTCGACCTGGTTGTCATCGTCGTCTACCTGGCGGGCGCCGCCCTGCTGGGCACCTGGATTGCAGGCCGTCAGACCTCCACGGCAGACTATTTCATGGGGGGACGTGACATTCCCTGGTGGGCCGTCCTCTTTTCGGTAGTGGCTACCGAAACCAGCACCCTTACCTTCATCAGTATTCCGGCCGTCTCCTACGGGGGCACCCTCACCTTTCTGCAGATCACCCTGGGCTACATCGCCGGACGCATCGTGGTCAGCGCCCTCTTCCTGCCGCGCTACTATGAGGGCAACATGGCCACCGCCTACCAGTTCCTCCAGCAGCGTTTTGGGGCGGGCATGCGCAACGCCGCCTCCTCCACCTTTATGGTGACGCGCCTGCTGGCCGACGGCGTGCGCCTGTTTGCAACCGCCATTCCACTGGCCATTATCCTGCGCCTGGGCGGCGCCTTCGCCGGCTGGGGCGACCTGGAGCTCTACCTGCTGGCCATCGCGGCCATCTCCGTGATCACCCTGGTCTATACGCTGGTCGGCGGCATCAAGGCGGTGGTCTGGATGGACGTCATGCAGATGGGCGTCTACATTGGCGGCGCGCTGCTGGCCGCCGCGGTCATGGCCGGGGGCATCGAGGGCGGAGTGGCCGGGGCCTGGGAGCTGGCAGCCGGGGCAGGCAAGACCCAGGTTTTCGATTTCGGCCTGGATATGGCCTTTGAGGAATTCATCGCACAGCCCTACACCTTCTTCACCGCCCTGATCGGGGGCGCCGTTTTTTCGGTGGCCTCCCACGGTACCGATCAGCTCATCGTACAGCGGCTGCTGACCACCCGCAATGTGCGCGACGGGCAGCGCGCCCTGGTATGGAGCGGCGTGGTGGTGGCCCTGCAGTTCGCCCTCTTCCTGGGCATCGGTCTGCTGCTCTACGCCTTCTACGGGGGCGCTTCGGCGGAGGCCATGGGACTGGCGACCACCGACGAGATCTTTGCCCGTTTTATTGTCGAGGAACTTCCGGCCGGGCTGACCGGCCTCATCGTAGCCGCCCTTGTCGCCGCTGCCATGAGCAGCCTGAGTTCCTCGCTCAACTCCCTGGCCTCGGCTACGACATTGGACTTCTACAAGCCCTATTTCGGCCGCGGAAACAGCCAGGCAGAGGACCTGCGCGTATCGCGCCTGATCACGGTGGTTTGGGCGTTCATCCTGACGGCATCGGCCTTCTTTTTCGCCGTGCTGCAGCTGCAGGAGGGCGAACGCCCCGCGGTGGTGGAGCTGGGCCTGGGCATTGCCTCCTATACCTACGGTGGACTCCTGGGGGCTTTCCTGCTGGGACGTCTCTCCCGACGGCCGGACAGCCGCGACGCCCTGACCGGATTCTTCGTGGGACTGACGGCCCTGCTTTTTATGGTGGAGGGTCCCATCCACAGCCTGCTTCCGGGCGATCCCCTTGCCATCGCCTGGCCCCTCTACACCCTGGCGGGCAGCGCCATCGTAGTGGCCGCGGGCCTGCTTTCGGCGCGGCTGCGGGGCAGCGGCAGGGAGGGATGA
- a CDS encoding CHRD domain-containing protein, producing the protein MANKPIQKTTLAVLVLSLVGFLLPVSAGAQQSHELRLTGDKTVPPVGTGAYGKLIVRFADDTLTVSGSFESLTGQYHSAGIFVGPEDERGNRLFLLTVDLNEEKTGGEFLAEKNKFHLNEPQKMWLAEGEFYISISSYEHVNGEIRAQLPAMGSGSIP; encoded by the coding sequence ATGGCAAACAAACCCATTCAGAAAACTACCCTGGCCGTGCTTGTTCTGTCCTTAGTAGGTTTCCTGCTGCCCGTATCCGCCGGGGCCCAGCAGAGCCATGAGCTTCGGCTTACCGGGGATAAAACGGTTCCGCCGGTTGGAACCGGCGCTTACGGCAAGCTGATCGTACGCTTCGCCGATGACACCCTCACCGTTTCGGGTTCCTTTGAGTCGCTAACTGGGCAATATCACAGCGCGGGCATTTTCGTAGGCCCCGAGGACGAGCGAGGCAACAGGCTCTTCCTGCTCACCGTGGATCTGAACGAGGAAAAGACCGGGGGTGAATTTCTCGCCGAAAAAAACAAGTTCCATCTCAACGAACCCCAAAAGATGTGGCTGGCCGAAGGGGAATTCTACATCAGCATATCCTCCTACGAACACGTCAATGGGGAGATCCGTGCGCAGCTGCCCGCCATGGGCAGCGGGTCGATTCCCTGA